The window TGGTATTAAAATAAATATTATAATAGAAAAGGATATTTTAGGTACCGGCGGCGGTATATTAAATGCAATGCAATATCTGGGTTCAGAAGAGAGATTTCTTGTTATAAACGTTGATGTGTTCACGGATTTTAATATAAACTTAATCGATGAAGCTTTTTCCAGAGAAAAAGCTTTGGCAGTGCTGGCAATACAAAAGCGAAAGACATCGAGATATCTTGAGTTTGATAGTGATTTAAACCTTATAAAAAGAGTGACAACAGAAAAACCAGAGAACAATCATTTTGCTTTTAACGGGATACATGTTATATCATCAGAGATATTCAAAAGAGATAGTGTTACAGAGTATAAAGATGTAATTGATTTGTACACGGAGTTATCCGAATGTGGTGAAAGCATCAAAGGATTTG of the Ignavibacteria bacterium genome contains:
- a CDS encoding sugar phosphate nucleotidyltransferase, with product MIEKAMILAAGYGTRLKPFTDSMPKPLFPFRGGTIISYQIEKLKALEVKEIVINAHHFHDKIEEYFQVNDFGIKINIIIEKDILGTGGGILNAMQYLGSEERFLVINVDVFTDFNINLIDEAFSREKALAVLAIQKRKTSRYLEFDSDLNLIKRVTTEKPENNHFAFNGIHVISSEIFKRDSVTEYKDVIDLYTELSECGESIKGFDTGNSYFLDMGKIENIKAAEISGY